TATGTGTCAGAAATTGAATAGGAAATGTATCACATGTATAATACTTACTTAGCAGATTCCTCCAGCTCCTTCTGCCTTGCCACGATTTTATTATGCAAGCCTTCGAGTCTAGATCCCACAACCTGTGGGCAAGGGGGTGAGAAAGAAGATActtttatatatgcatttaaCAATGGTGTTAGTAGTTACTGCATTACATTGCAAGTTAGAGAATAGGACTTACTCGCCGGGCTTGCTGCGTCTCTTCATATTGGTCCAAAATATGCTCCACGTCGTGCTCCTGCTCCTGAGAGACAAGACTCTGCATTAAACTACTTCTGATTTGTAACAGCGGCACAGTATTGGTACTTAGAGGGCATAAAAGAAATAGCACTGATAATATTATTAAGGGCTGTTGCTGGGGATATGGGGAGTAATTAACTCACAAATTATAATAATAGGGTTACAGTTGATACAATAAATAACCtcactaataataacaaatataatattaatgatacTTACTTCCGACAAAGCCAGGACTTTATGGATGCCATAAAGCGTGATCTCCAGCTCCTCAAgttgtttctgtaacataaaggAAGGTACCAATTTGAGAAAGGGATCTGTACGTCATAGCTGTTCCCCTTGAAATCAGACCTATAAAGCAATTTTGCTTTAGTTTTACTATTAGCCACAAGTGGCAATTATTTAAAGGGTGGCTTGGCCTTCTGCATTTTTCAGCTACTCCTGGTTTACAGGACACAGTAGCCAAAACTCACACATTCTCCTTTCTTATTAGTTTCTGCTCACCCATATTAACTTTTTACAcactggcacaggggtacattgaaacccattatcctttaCACTGCATAATGGGAAAAGCTTTAGTTGTGTACAGTGAGGGTCTGGATCTGCTCATGTTATTCCCTGTTTTTAATgtcattttccccatttcatcATTTAGAGTCtcacaaaatatttgcaattgaATTTTCTTCTCTGTTTATCTAAATGTCTCCTTTGGATTCCTTACCCTATAGGCATCCATTACGATGAAGTGGGCCATGTCCCTCAGATGTCCAACATCATAATCAATATAATACTGGTTGATGAAATGATCCCTAAAAAGCAAAATCCCAAGAGATCATTAGTTACACTTCCTACCtactatttcactgtatttatactgtacgtGCACTCATTCAATATGGGGCAAACAATGCATTGTAGGGTGCAGAGTGAAATGTCATTTGTGTCTGTTTAGGTGCTGCCTATTCTTTGTAACCAGGTTTGAATGATctaaaacagtataaaaatgagtacaggtatgagatcccttatccggaaacctgttatccagaaatgcccgtctcccatagactccattttaatcaaataattaagaatttttaaactgatttattttttctctgtaataataaaacagtaccttataattgatcccaaccaagatataattaccccttattggatgcaaaccaatcctattgggtttaattaatgttttattgatttttttaaaaggtatggagattcaaattacagaaagaccacttatccggaatacccttggtcccgagcattccggataacaggtcctatacctgtaaactattaaaataataatcaattaaaaaatgaacattttaggcaaaataatagttttaggaaaagatgaaaaagaaaaattaaggtAAAATTAGAGGATTTGATCTTTTTAATTTtcacaaagagcttacaatctaatctgggAAAGGTAAGATAATTGCTGAGATCATTTTCATGTTACTTACCAGTCGTCGATGTCCGGAAATCTTCGAATGTATTGATGTTCTGCAGGGAAACACATTGCCATTAAACACTGAGCTAACAGAGGGAACCAGTCACATATAAGAAACCAGCACAGAGGCCTTTGCCAAGGATAGTGGCCATGTTTCCACTTTTCCCAATAAATTTTGGGTTAAATGAAACAATAGGCTGCTCTATCATATACTGGTGTCATGTACTGCAGAGTACTAttcagttaaaggagaattaatccCCATATTATTGGAGGGGTGTGATTTGCGAGATACTACAGTGACTGTAATCAATAAATAGTGTATAACCTCTCCTTTAATATAGTTGTCCCATCAGCGGTAATAGCATTGTTCTGGTCCCCCTCCCCAAAGTAAAAGACTTCACCCCCATCCCATGGTCCCCTGGTAATTACACTACCGTGCCCCTTATTGTATACACCAAGTCATCTCACTGTTTGCCAGAGAATTAGCCGCCCTGAAACTGGACAGGGATTACTAAAAAGTGGGTTGGCGCTACACAGATAAAGGAAAGCATAATGAAATGTGGCTTGAAGTTTAGCAGAAGAAAAGTTCTGAATGTTTACAAGGGAATGTTGGGTGTGACACCttaaaatttcttaaaaattttCTTACCATAATAGCCATAAAGGGCCTCATCGATCGTCTGCTGGTGAATATAGTCCTCCAGGACTGCGAAAAGCACCTGTAGGTAAAAGAACGTTAGGCACTCAATTCTCAATGGATCTATATGCTGCTAGGGAAGAGGCTAAGTATATGCTGCCAGGGAAGAGGCTAAGTATATGCTGCTAGGGAAGAGGACAGGGTATATAGTAAGAAGTAATACAAAATAGTCTCAAAGAAAAGGtttttctgtggcacttaaaagtTGTAagtttttttgggcagggccctattTACCATTTCTATTCAGTATTAGGATACAGCCAAAATGATGCAAGGTGTCAAATTGTGTATAATGAGACCAAGCACTCAAGGAGAATGAATGAGAGAGAACGAGTTCAATATTCCCTTTACTTAAAATGAGAGAATAAAGTGATTCCTTACCTTTACCTCTGGCATTCTGCTGCCTCAAAGTACAGCCACCTAAAGGCAAGTGATACAAAGGGGCATTATATCAGTATTAAATAGTATTCTGGACACACTTGCTACATAACAAATGGTTAAAGATCAGTAACATTACCTCTTAAAAAAGGTGTGCCAGAAGGTGCCgttggaaccagaagtgccagctgttaaactcttctggttcgtatagtgaggggttcctcacacttgaggaccggcacaaggccggggcaCCCAAGGGAGACCCTCAGTCGAAAGTGGCTTTTCCCAAGCTCAGACCAGAATAGAATTGATCGAACTAAAGGGGAAGCCAAAAAATCGCTCAGGAATAGCAATCAAAGTCGCACAAACCACAGGTACAGAAGCTCAGCAGTATAGCAATCTGGATAGAGAGaccatagaatataatataagaGCAAATAAACTTCAGACAGAATGCATTtagtaaactagaaagggaagtttaagaacaaacttcatgttgggttgaaaaacgtgaagtctgttatatagtaaaaaccactgtgcaaagtttggggaccctggttttaatagtgtctgaatggcagcaatttaaatttccctactgaaagtcaacgagtgacatctgattggcggttggtggctccaccccctttttctaacctggaactgcagttacccagtgactaactctgcaagtttagggaccctaggattaatagttaaagaacggcagcagtttaaatttaaaccaataaaagtcaataggtaaattgtgattggtggttggtggccccgcccactttttctaacctcgagtcacccagtgacaaacagtgggcaccgtGGCatgaatagtgtgagaatggcagcatttcaaatttaaaccaataaaattcaacagatgaaatctaattggctgttagtggcccaacccactttttctatttttgaactgcaaagtttggggaccttagtattaatatgtaaagaatggcagcagttaaaatttccccactgaaaacaatgaaagaaatgtcatTGGCTTTtgatagccccgcccactttttctaaccttgcgtaCGAAGTCacctagtgactgactgtgcaaagtttgggaaccctggcatcaaaccaataaaattcaataggtgaaatctgattggctgttggtggctccgcccacttttcaagactaaaactgcagtctcctaataaccaactgtgaaaagtttggggaccctggggttaatactgtgagaatggcagcgggttgaatttccccattgaaagtcaataggtaaaatctgattggcagttcacagctctgcccacttttgtgcatccaacaatcatcatattttcattcaggctgaccccatgactgtgtgattcaagtttggggagtgtagctgtaagctgtaagtgtggcaacagtttcaatttccccattaaagtcaatgggtgaaatttgattggcagttgttggcccctcccactttgggtcatccaacaaatgttgctgtttcattgggggtgacctcataattatgttattcaggttttggggggtgtagcttcaaagctgtaagagtggcagcagtttggggGAAGGAATCTGCTAAATGAGTATTATGGGGCCCCATCATTACTGATGCCCCGCCCTCAGGGTTGCCCTGCCCCCCAGCCAACCACTTTGGGTTCCCTAAGGAAACTACCCCCCAGTTTAGAAACCACTGCGTTGGATTTAACCCCAACTCCAAAACATAGAAGTAGTAAAGCACGCAGTGTTTCCATAGTAACaaagtgacagtgacagttggagagaggcataaaggggaaatcatttctGCTCCTGGATTTATGAACATAGGCGCTAAATTGGATATTCATGGAATAATAACTGAATATTCTAACACTGTGTATTTACCAAGGCTAAATAGTGCAATTCTGCTGGAAATAATAGCCTTTAGCCTACTGCCATTGCTTTGCCTTAGTACCACTTAGTACATCAAAGCAGGGCAGCCATTTGAGGGTACAAGGTGCTGAAATCATCATTTCTAGAACAAAATAAATACTGCCCAGTACAGCACATGGCAacccaaatgattatattaataattatactTTATGGGGGAGTGTGTTTTCCTGCTATCCCCCCCAACTGTCACTATTGGTTGTGTCCCTCAGCCAGAGCCAGCATTAAGgccatctccaaagcccattttagccAAATTCTGCCCAAATGAACTAAAATCCAACCCCCACTAGTCTCAGGGGCACAGCACTATCAAAATTTCCactctttttggaataaaataaagtttttttgccaaataatctCTCAGAAGGGAAGATCACTTACCTCTCACTACAATGCCAACCAACTGAATAACTGTCACAGCACTGATGTCACACAGTGTAAGGCAGgagccactcttaaaggggaaatgtaccctgttaatgagtgaggtttatatgccatTAGTTTGCCCTTATATGAGCAGTACCTACACAGATCATTGTGTACATAGAACATTGCTTTACTGTTCTGTTGGAAAGATCCATTAATTCATCAGCCATGGGTTATCTACCTGCTGCTGCTAAATCAGATGTAACCGGGGCTCCTTAGCAggtagggtgtcccttccttgGCCTGAATAGTGGGCAGAGATGGGGGTTATACCCACCCTCAGGGGTAGGAAGGGGTTTGGCCTCAGCTGGTGAAATGTTATATACAAGTTATGTAATGGGGGGGCAGTTTCCTACTAGTAAGGGTGCAGGTAGGTGTAGGAACAGCGCAGCTCAGTCATTATTCTGGCAATGGCCAGGCTGCTTCATTGTTGGTCATTAAACTACTCAGTAAATATaaactattgcatcttgggaaacaggaagtgtttCTGCATCCAGAGAGATGTGTCAGTAACATAACATGTCACTTATTTTATAGAACTCCCATAACACTTATGTCAGGGAACCTCCTCTACACACTGCCACAAATCTTTACCCACTAATTATATtgactatattatactgtatatatatatatacatgtgtgtcaGTTTTGCTAtgtgaataaaaacaaattcccCATGGGGATCTATGATTGCCCAAGAAGCACTACCTTTGTTagttgtattactgtatatttatgtagCCCAGTGCTGTTATTAAATGTAGtgggctaatatatatatatatatatatatatatccaaatggtgtccgcactccaaggctcaatattctgcggggtgctagccaaaattatgtctgtatagaaaataatcatctgtggccagcacacccttcaatgttttatcaaaattttttttattgtagatatattgttaaaaccaagtttcagtcctcattaggacctttctcatccttgagaaaggattaatgaggaccaaaacgttggttttaacaatatatctacaataaaaaaaaatttgataaaacattgaagcgtgtgctggccacagatgattattttatatatatatatatatatatatatatatatatatatatatatatatataaaataatcatataatatatataatatgtaacacATCATGTTGGTGGGCCATATTCAGTTAAAATGATCatttcatatagtgaagtctatgaagcCCCTGAGCATACTGGGGGCAATAAGAATCATTTGGTCACATCTGAcccgtgggcctccagttgcACAGCCCTGACATAGACAGCACATATATTCTGTTAACCCTTCCACCTCAGAACAATACTGCTATAGGCAATGGTGCATAAGAAAGCACTATTAAGTGCCAAATATAGGTTGTGGGGCACAAACACACTGAtgtataacataccccccaactgtcccgcctttcgcgggacagtcccgctttttatggcgcgtcccgctgtcccggatagctccatgaatgtcccgcattgcaggacattcatggaactatccagcacagcgggatccgCACGCTGGAGATGTTCCTGCTTggtcggctgcttcgttatgcctctccttgcgctgcgcgacaggcccttttataaggttgcgcctgtgggtgtgacgtcattacgcacggggcgcaaccttataaaagggcctgtcgcgcagcgcaaggagaggcataacgaagcagcagAGGAAACGCCTATGGGAGGTGGGAGGTACAGGGTGCGGTGCGGTGCGGTGGGGTTGGGTGgaaactgtgtattgggggctactgtgtattgggggcactgtgtatagggggctactgtgtattgggggctactgtgtattgggggcacctgtgtattgggggcactgtattggggctactgtgtatagggggcactgtgtatagggggctactgtgcatagggggcactgtgtatagggggctactgtgtattggggcactgtattgggggctactgtgtattgtgggctactgtgtattgggggctactgtgtattgggggcactgtattgggggctactgtgtattgggggcactgtattgtgggctactgtgtataggggctactgtgtatagggggctactgtgtatagggggcactgtgtatagggggctactgtgttttGGGGcactgtattgtgggctactgtgtattgggggctactgtgtattgggggctactgtgtattggggctactgtgtattgggggctactgtgtattgggggcactgtattgggggctactgtgtattgggggctactgtgtattggggggtactgtgtattgggggctactgtgtattgggggcactgtattgtgggctactgtgtatagggggcactgtattgggggcactgtattgggggctactgtgtttaGGGGCTACTGTGTTTAGGGGGCTactgtattgggggctactgtattgggggctactgtattgggggctactgtgtatggggggctactgtgtatggggggctactgtgtatggggggggcaaaactggtacttagttaaaACTcacataactgactgccttctctctatatttgtattttaatgtaggagttgctatattgttttccttaggtcgttcagtatgagggtatagcacattttcgtctgcacctgccatttgatctatataaaaggagtcattttttttaaaatgggggtgtggcaattggggcgtggccacaaaagggggcggggtcaaaaaattgccgcactgcgcgcgccaaatctttttgtccctcttttcatttttcaaatattgggaggtatggtatAATTCAGCAAGAATTCTCTGACAGACTGTTACAACAACTAGCACTCAGGGACAGACTGATCAAGAGTTGGAAAagacaattttttattattttcccaaAGCGCCAATGCCAGTCCCTTGTCTCTGGGCTCCAGCACTGCTGTGCAAACACAGACTTCTTcttacttaaagggcacctaccaTAATAAAACTGGTCCTCCCActggaggtgtgggctaatagtgCCTGCACTCTGGCTGGGGAAAACAATAACACTTTCGCATGAAAATGCCCTTGGCTGTGTGTTAGGGCACATATAATGTGTGGGTGTGGATCAGGGGACTCATCTAATGAACCTGCATCACAAGTTATAGACTGTGTATTATTAcacagaattataatatataatgcatatataggTATGAGACACATTTTTTTGTGAGTAActtatggctaaaggtggccatacacaggcaggttttagctgccaattctTTCAATGTGAGTTGAGAGCCTGTATACGTGGCACTCTGGCGCATTATCTTtacaaaaatcatccagatatcgtACGGACAGGTTTAAATATCTAATTGGAGTGatgaccgcatcagctcattgatgtggtctatGCTCGAAAGGCCTGTATCCTTGTTGTTGGGACCCAATGTTgctcacatcaaaatgggcatatcggcgaaagatctgctcatttgagatatacacatatagatatacctttttatttatactatgtgtataggcattatggttaaacgtgatggatggatgtcttttttcagcctaacttactatgttactatgtgtgtaGATCATACATAGTCACCTGAGTTTAATTTTAGCTTTggcattatctgcaaggagtttgtatgttctccctgtggctTTATTTCCAAGTactctggtttcttcccacaTACAGACAGATTAGGGAATTTAGAATGCAGTTTAGGATTGAGAGGAGTATTATTAGATGCCTCCATGTGACCCCATTACTTGTTTTCAGCACCCCAATGTATtctaacctttccttgtccaacAACCACAATAAGTA
This sequence is a window from Xenopus tropicalis strain Nigerian chromosome 2, UCB_Xtro_10.0, whole genome shotgun sequence. Protein-coding genes within it:
- the LOC116408584 gene encoding uncharacterized protein LOC116408584; amino-acid sequence: MPEVKVLFAVLEDYIHQQTIDEALYGYYEHQYIRRFPDIDDWDHFINQYYIDYDVGHLRDMAHFIVMDAYRKQLEELEITLYGIHKVLALSEEQEHDVEHILDQYEETQQARRVVGSRLEGLHNKIVARQKELEESAKIKSEEQREEEPPVVVVEPRLSTRRRLTKAIKRKFQRIRVSYLMSFSYRSTRRVLLDFISLFRDPPPP